CGTGTTTGTTTGACTGAAAGCCGCGGATAGGGTCAATGCAATGATTGCAATCTGTAGTATTATTTTTTTCATTGGTCTTAACTGTCCGTTTTAACTGTCCGTTTTATCAGTGAGGATTTGCATGGGATGTGTGTCAAAAATAAATTAAATGATTTCCCATGCGCCATCGCCACTTTTACACGCTTCGAATTTTTCTGTATTATTGCCTTTGTCGCTTTTAACATCGAGATTGACTGTTTTGCAAACGGTGGCAGTTGAAATGGTCGTTTCTTCTAAGTCTAACTTGTCGAGATTTATCCCAGAAGTGCTGGCACTTTTTGTTTGTTGGATGTCAGCGTCTGATATGTCGTCTAGACGAATGGCGTTGTCTCTAGAAGGTTTTTTGGTGGTCTCTTGGCTTTTTTGATAAGGCTTTACTAGCCCGCCGTGGATATAGCCTAACGTGATGTTATTCTTAGAAACGAGTACCCAGCCCGAGCGAGTTTGTCCTATTGCGTTAAAGCGTTCACCTTTTTTTAATCCACTGATAACCTGCCCTGATTTGCTCGGTTTATGTCTTATATTTGAGCTGCTCTTGGTCACGTAGGTCTTGCCAATATTTGTTAGACTAGGCGATGTATCGACTTTTTTGTGCTTAACAACGGCTACTTTGTTTTTCGTTACTTTGCTTTGGCTTGTTTCGATTCGAGCGCTTGCGCCGCTGTGATTGCTTTTCCATGTGCCAGACTGAGCACCGTCCTTATTCAAAATTTCATTAGACTTTGACATTAAAGCAGCGCGATCTTTCTCATCTAAATGTTTGCCAATTTCTGACCCAATCAAGCCACCAAGTAAGCCGCCTAATGCGGTAGCGATGACGCGCCCACGGCCATCGCCAATTTGGCTTCCTAGTGCGATGCCAAGCACTGCGCCGATGCCTGCTCCAGCCTCTTGCTTTGAAAGAGATTGGCAGCCAGAAAGGGATAGTGTGCTGAATAATGCGAGGAAAAATATGGCTTTAGACTTTGTTTTCTTGAGTGTATTCATTGAAAATCTCCTATTCTTATCTATAACGCTGATTCTTAATATAGCAAAAAATATAGCAAACCCTTTTTTACTTTCCTCGCTGATTCAATCTGCTTGTTTGCGTTGAAATTGTTTAAACGCGGAATATTCCCAATGACGGATGGCGAGCATCATGGTGACGCCCATTTTATTGCGTTGCGGGAGGTGTTTTTCCTTGTGGGATATTTCACTAAACACTTCGCCGATATGCGCAAGCCGAATTTGTAAGTCACTCAGCGACTGTGCCGTAATGGTTGCATTTCGCACAACGCGCAGCGCATTGTCTGCGGAAAAATCTTGGCTCAGGAATTCATGTTGTACTTGCGCGGCAAAGTAGCGTTCAATCGGGCCATTGGGCTGCCATTTGAACTCGTTATTCAGTAATAATCGGATGCGATTGTTCGGCTGTAACTCAATAATTTCCATGCGGTCTAGCTGGATTAATAGCGCTAACATCTCATTGTCGTCAACGGTGTAAAATGACTGAATATCATCGGGTTGCCAATTATCAATCAACAAATACGCGACCAGCAGTAATTTAGGTTGTTCGATGAGTTGCTGTTCTAATGCCAGTGGGATTTCTGATTTTTGCGGTGCGCTGTTGTCGGCTAAGTTTGCCAAATAACTGAAGCTAAGTCCCAAAATATCGCAAATATCATCCAGTCGGCGCAGGGTAAAATTACCGCTGGCAAACATTTGTTTAACCGCTGATTCGCTGAGGTGTAGGTCTTTGGCGAGTTGTTTGTAGGTGATGCCTTGTTGTTTGAGTTGTTGTTTGATGGTTTGGATGAGTTTTCTGCTGTGCGCCATCTCGATACCCCTAAAAGTATTGTTTTATTGTACTGTTGGTTTAATTATACCCAACTTTTGCTTTTGTTGTTGTTTTAAATAGTGCCAATGGCAATAATGTCAGTGTTGAACACATTTTGTAAACGACAAGAGGAGATACAAGTATGAAGATGTTAAAACGATTAACCACAACACTCAGCGCCAGTGTTAGTCAAGCAGTCGATAGTATCGAAAACCACGATGCAATCATCGACGCGGCACTAAAACAAGCGCGGGAAGAGCTCGCCAAAACCCAAAGTCGGTTGTCAACGCTACGCCGTCGGGATATGCAGCTAAAGCAACAACAAACCAGTCTAGCAGCGCAGTACCAAGCATGGGGCGAACGCGCTAAACGCATTGCCGAAAGCGATGAATCGCAGGCATTGCAGTGTTTGTCTCGGCGACAGCATTGTCAACAGCAAATTGACCAGCTAGCGACCGCAATGGCGGAAAATAAGCAGCTAGATAGCGAGTTGAATGACAATATTGTACAAATGCAGCAACGGATTCACGAAATCTCGCAGCAGCAACAGCGCTTACGCGCCCAGCAATCGGTGGCAGAAATTAACGAAAGTTACTATCAACACGTTGAAAATGAAGATTTGGATAAAGTATTTGAACGCTGGGAGACCACGGTGCTAAAGAAAAGCTACCACACCGAACACGTCAAAAAGCCCCAAGGCGATCCATTAGAAGCACAATTTAAGCAACAAGAGCACGATGCGGCATTAAAAGCAGAGTTAGCCGCTTTGTTACAAACGGAGGTGCACGATGAGCAGTCAAGTTAACCGTTATTTCTATAGCAAAGGATTGGATGAATCCCATACCGCGCTGGGTGATGAAAAAGCGCCTGATGCGATGAGTTCTAATGCGATGAGTTCTAATGCGATGAGTTCTAATGCGCTAGGCGATGATGCCAACAGCGCTGAGGTCGTCAACTTTGAGACCGCCAGCATTGATGCTCCCAACACTGCCGACACTGCCGACACAGCCAGCACTGCTAGCACTGCCACTGCGCCTGTAGATTCAGGGCTGGCAGCCGCTGCGACCCAGTCTGCACAGGCAAGTTTACGCCATCCTAATCAATTGGATAGCAAAGTCGAGGGTTCTGATTATGCAAGCGATGATGAAAATGCCGCAAGCGTGGCTTATTTATTCAATGCGCTGCGGGTTTGCGGGGCGTTGTTTGTAGTAGCATCTATGTCACTGTTTTTATTGCAAGGTTGGAGTGAAGGTAACGATGTGCAGCGCTACTTAAAGCTACTCTCGCAGACCGCGTTACTGACCACGGCAGGCTTTGGTCTCGCGTTTATTATTAAGGAAAATCGTGGCGCACGCGTCTTTTTTGGGCTGAGTTTGCTCTCTATCGTCTCTAACTTTGCCGTGCTAGGCGCTTTGTTGTATTCATTTTACCAATTAGATGGTAATTTGCAGCAATATCCTTCGTTTGTCACTTGGCAGGCCAGTGATTGGGGTGCGTTTTTAATGACTGCGTTGCCTGCTGTGGTCGCCTTGACAGGGCTTGCGTACCTGATTATGCTGATGTTTGCTCGTCAGCACGCCAAACCATTGACGATGACGTTGATTGGCTTATCTTTGTTGCTGTTGTTACCGATTCGTAGCCTGTGGATTATGGTGCCGTTGGCGGCAGTTGCGTTGGTGGTTGCGATTCGTGTGTATAGGCGTCTACAACACTATACGTTTGATACGCTCGAAGGAAAATTCGCCAAAGCGGCTCTCTTTGTGCCGTTAGTTATTCTGTTGAGTCGTAGCTTGGTGTTATACGCAGAGACTGAGGTGATGGCGTTGATAATTGCGTTGTCTGTCTATACCGTCATTCGTCAAGCGGCTGATATTGAACGCGTTGGCCGCTGGATCTATGGCGCATTACAAAGCATGGGTCTGTTGGCAGCAATAGTGGCAGTGTTGGCATTGGCAGTGATACTCGATGATATTCGTGGTGTGTCGGATGATGTTTTATTGTTACTGACTTTGCTGGTATTAATGGGTTTTTGTCACGATATGCTATGCCGATGGACAGATGAATTTGCTAAAAATGCACTGTTATTGGCCGCCTATGGCTCGATGATGTTTATTTATGGGTTTGTTGTTAGCCAATCGTCGCACCCGTTTTCTTTGGTGGCAGGATTTGGGTTGAGCATACTGTGTTTGGCGCAGAGTTATTACCATCGCACGCAATTGGCATTTTTCGCTGCAGTCGCTTTTGCTGGGCTGATGCTGTATCAATTGATCATCAATTTCTATACCCTGATTGAAATCTCAAATTGGGTCACGGTTGGGCTGCTGGGTGCGATGATGATTGTTGCTGTATCGGTATTGGAACGCTACGGTGCACGCATAAAATCCGCCTGGCGAGGTCGCCATTTGTAAGGTGTAAAGGTTGCCGCGACTGGTCGGCGACTGGTCGTTTATAAGGCTAGGATGGCTAGTATGTGGCTAGGATGGTATTTAAGACAACAAGCACCGCCGCCGAGGTTAAACGTGGCGGTGTTTGTTGTTGGCGGTTAAAGCGTGAACAAGCGACTGATTTTTCGACAGTAGCGCATCAGAATGAAAGCAAGCGATAGCGATATAAATTGCGTAATTAGCTGGTTGCGCAGATAAGATTGGTCGAAGGTTGTGTTTATATTTTTTATAAAAAACAACGTAATGATTAAATCGATAACATACGGTAAGCAGTACAAAAAAAAGATTAAGCCGATAAAAAACACGATATGAAAAGGGGCTATTGCGTGTTCGGGGTTGTTATTTATCGCAGGGTATTCGGAAATGCCTAAAATGGTATTAGGGATAAACCATAATACGATGGTAATAATAATGATAGAAACATTGACGGTAGCATAGAGCAGTTTTGATTGATAGATAGTATTTAACTCGCGCATTATCGGTAAGTTAAAAAGCGTATCACGAATTAAAAACAAAATAAAAATAAACAAAACGAGTCGGTATAGGGCAATTAAGGTAGTTTTCATGGTTTCCTCATGGTGGCGTTACGTTTTTGTAACAGGTTAATTAAGAATAGTTTTTAATCTAAATTGTCGTTATGGTTGACGTATAATAATGGGGTTGAATTTTCATCGTTTGCATTGATGTAGTCGGTTGTCACCAGGTATCGTAACTAGGCATTTCGAAGGCATTGTTAAGGCATTTCTGGTCGCTTGAATTCGCTGTTTGACCGCCGCTGTTTGACCCTCGTGTCTAGCCGTCGTGTCTAGCCGCCTTTAGCTATGCTTAAATCGCGTATTAGATGGCTATATTATAATAAATAACAGCAGATTACGCACTAATGAATTTTCGACGAATTGAAATAGGTACAACTAAATTAACTGACCTACGTATATTAGCAATAGTGCGAATAACTTAGGAGAATTCGAGGAAATTATGTCACATGATTTGTCTTTCTGGTCGCTAATCGGTGAGGCGAGTGTTTTTGTCAAACTCATTATGCTGATTTTGCTTGGGCTGATTCTGGTCGCGGCAGGTATTGCGGGTAAAAAATGGATGCGGTTTGTCCGTATTCAGCGCAAATGCAAGCAATTCGAGCGTCAATTTTGGTCTGGTAATGATATATCGTCTTTTTACCAAGCCTTAAAATCACAGCCGACAGAGGGGCTTGAGTCGCTATTTGTGGCGGGCTTTGCCGAGTTTAAGCAGTTTGGCATGAACGATT
This genomic stretch from Ostreibacterium oceani harbors:
- a CDS encoding SH3 domain-containing protein — protein: MNTLKKTKSKAIFFLALFSTLSLSGCQSLSKQEAGAGIGAVLGIALGSQIGDGRGRVIATALGGLLGGLIGSEIGKHLDEKDRAALMSKSNEILNKDGAQSGTWKSNHSGASARIETSQSKVTKNKVAVVKHKKVDTSPSLTNIGKTYVTKSSSNIRHKPSKSGQVISGLKKGERFNAIGQTRSGWVLVSKNNITLGYIHGGLVKPYQKSQETTKKPSRDNAIRLDDISDADIQQTKSASTSGINLDKLDLEETTISTATVCKTVNLDVKSDKGNNTEKFEACKSGDGAWEII
- a CDS encoding PspA/IM30 family protein; the protein is MKMLKRLTTTLSASVSQAVDSIENHDAIIDAALKQAREELAKTQSRLSTLRRRDMQLKQQQTSLAAQYQAWGERAKRIAESDESQALQCLSRRQHCQQQIDQLATAMAENKQLDSELNDNIVQMQQRIHEISQQQQRLRAQQSVAEINESYYQHVENEDLDKVFERWETTVLKKSYHTEHVKKPQGDPLEAQFKQQEHDAALKAELAALLQTEVHDEQSS
- a CDS encoding helix-turn-helix domain-containing protein, which codes for MAHSRKLIQTIKQQLKQQGITYKQLAKDLHLSESAVKQMFASGNFTLRRLDDICDILGLSFSYLANLADNSAPQKSEIPLALEQQLIEQPKLLLVAYLLIDNWQPDDIQSFYTVDDNEMLALLIQLDRMEIIELQPNNRIRLLLNNEFKWQPNGPIERYFAAQVQHEFLSQDFSADNALRVVRNATITAQSLSDLQIRLAHIGEVFSEISHKEKHLPQRNKMGVTMMLAIRHWEYSAFKQFQRKQAD